The Thermodesulfovibrio sp. 3462-1 genome contains the following window.
AGATTAAAATAGATTTAGTTGATGAGACAACAAGAGTTTTTGAGATGGAGATTTAAATGTTTAAAAAACTTTCAATTCTTTACAAGGAAAATGATAATTCAGCCATTGAAACAGCCATTAAAGTTCAGGATTGGCTGAAAAATAGAGGCGCTGAATGCATAGTTTTCCATTCTGTTGGAGTTTTTTCCAGTTTTAATCATTCTGAAATAATGGCAATTCAAAGTTCTGATGCAGTTGTTGTTCTTGGTGGAGATGGAACAATGCTCAGTGCTTCCAGACTTATTGGAGGAAAAAAAATTCCCATAATTGGAATAAACATGGGAAGGCTCGGATTTATAACAGAAATTCCAAAAACTGATTTATTTAATTCCCTGGAGCAGATATTTTCAGGAGATTATGAGATAGAAGAAAGAAGCATGATAAATGCTCAGGTTCTGAGAGATGAACACATAGTCAATGAGTATCTTGGACTTAATGACATTGTAATTGGTAAAGGTATAATGGCAAAGATTTCAGACTTTGGTTTAATCATAAACAATATATATGTTTCCACAATAAAGGCTGATGGAATAATAATTTCTACACCAACAGGTTCAACAGCCTATAATCTCTCAGCAGGAGGTCCTATTCTGTATCCCACATTAAAAGGCTTAGTATTCACAACAATATGCCCCCATACATTGACTGTTAGACCTATTGTTCTACCAGACGATTTTGTAATTGATGTGGTGATTTCTTCGCATGTTAGAGACATATTTTTAACAGTAGATGGACAGATTGGTTTGCCTTTGCAGAAAAATGATAAAGTTAGATGCAGGATAGCTGATGAAAAAACTTATCTTATTGCACCTCCAAGGAGAAATTATTTCAGAGTTTTAAGAGAGAAGCTGAGATGGGGCGAAAGATAGACAATATAGTTGATATCCTGAATTTTTATAAAAATCTTGGCTTTAAAGATCTACCAGGGCAGTTTGTTCAATCTTTGTTGGAGCAGTTTTCTGAAGAAGCATTTCCAGCGAACTATGATGAATCTTCAGAACATGGACAGTTAGCCATTGAGAAATTGAGTGACGAAATCAGACAATGTAAAAAATGTCCTTTGAGCAATTCAAGAAAAAATCCTGTATGTGGTGAGGGTTCTATTAATGCAAAACTAATGTTTGTTGGTGAAGCACCAGGAGTTGATGAGGATTTGCAGGGCAGACCTTTTGTTGGTGAGGCAGGTAAACTTTTAACAAGCTTAATAGAAAAAATGGGATTTAACAGAAAAGATGTTTATATAACTAATACTGTAAAATGTCATCCTCCAATGAATAGAGATCCTTTAGAAAGTGAAATTTTAGCGTGTTTTGATTATCTAAAAAGAGAGATAGAAATAGTTTCTCCTCAAGTAATTATGTGTCTTGGCAGAGTGGCAACCTATACATTAATGGGTATGGATGGAAAACTAAAGGATTTGCATATATCTAGAATAAGAGGAAAAGTTTTCTTTTACAATCAAATTCCTGTTATCCCCACATTTCATCCAGCTTATTTACTTAGAAACAGAAAAGATAAATGGCTTACATGGCAGGATGCACAGGAAGCTTTAAGGAGGATTAAATGAAGGTTTTATGGGCACCATGGAGAATTGAATACATACTTGGACAGAAAGAAAAGAGATGCATATTCTGTGACAAACCAAAAGAAGACAGAGACAGAGATAACCTGATTCTTTACAGAGGCAAGCTTTCTTTTATTATTATGAATAAATACCCTTATAACTCAGGACATCTTATGGTTGTGCCATACAGACATGTTCATACTCTTGAAGAACTGAATACAGAGGAACTCACAGAGTGTATGATTCTTACTGTTAAATGTTTGAAATGTCTTAAAAAGGTAATGCATCCTGATGGATTTAATATAGGACTTAATATAGGAGTTGTAGCATCTGCAAGCATTGATGAGCATCTTCACTGGCACATTGTTCCCAGATGGGCAGGAGATGTGGGATTTATGACCATACTTGAGGATGTGCGGGTAGTACCAGAGCATATCTTTGTAACCTATGACAAACTCTATCCATGTTTCAAGGAGGAAGAATAAATGCAGATAGAAGACAAAATCAGAAAAGCCTATGAAGATTCAATCAGGGTTAAGGAGCAATTTTTCAGAGAAAATATAAAGCTGATTAAAGAAGTTGCTGAAATTATTGCAAAAACTCTTAATGAGGGCAGTAAAATTTTAATTTTCGGTAATGGTGGAAGTGCCACAGATGCCTCACACATTGCTGCAGAGTTTGTTAACAGATTTAAAAGAGAAAGGCCAGGACTTCCAGCAATTGCTTTAAATACAGATATGGCTGTGATTACAGCAATAGCTAATGATTATGATTATTCTGAAGTTTTTTCAAAGCAGATTAAAGCATTGGGAACCTCAGGGGATATAGCAATCGGAATAAGCACATCTGGCTCATCAAGGAATGTTATTAAAGCAGTTGAGGTAGCTAAAAAAAGAGGACTTAAGACAATTGCCTTTACAAGCATAAGAGGTGAAAAACTGATTTCAAAAGTTGATTACGCTTTTGCTGTTCCGTCAGAGGATACTCCAAGAATTCAGGAAACTCATATTACTCTTGGTCACATTCTGTGCGAACTTGTGGAAGATATATTATTTGAGCTTCCAGCAACTAAAAAGAAAGTGAAATAATGATAGTCATAGGTATTGACCCTGGCAGCAGACATTTTGGCTATGGAATAGTGGATACTTCAGCGGGGACTGGAGCAATTCAAAATTCAAATTTCAGAATTCAAAGTTCAAACTCCAATGACATAAGATTAATCCATGCTGACACTATAAATATTTCTCACAATGTAAGCCTGCCAGAAAGACTTAAATTTATTTATGAATCTCTGTTAGAGGTAATTGAAAAATACAGTCCCTATGAGATGGCTGTAGAGAAAATATTTGCAGGTAAAAAAATTCCTTCTTCCTTTGTTCTTGGATATACTCGGGCGATAGCTTTTTTAGTTGCAGCTCAAAAGCAAATTTCTGTTTATGAATATAGCTCTACTGAGATAAAAAAAGCTCTTACAGGATATGGAAGAGCTCACAAGGCTCAGGTCAAAAGCATGGTACATAATTTTTTAAGCATTGATAAAAAAATTTCCTATGACTGTGCTGATGCTCTGGCTGTAGCAATATGCCATATTCATTCAAGGAAGCTTTTAAAAGTGTTAAAATAAATAAATGCTTGACTTTATAAAAGGTAAAGCTGTTACAGTTAAACCTGACAGAGTTGTTATTCAAACAGGCGGTCTTGGTTATTCAGTAAAAATACCAGTTAGAATTGCCAGATACATTAATACAGGCGAGGAAATTCAGATTTACACTTCTTTGATTTTAAAGGAAGAACTTGTAGAGATTTATGGATTTTTAGATAGCTCTGAAAGGGATCTGTTTCAGGAATTGATAAAAATTTCTGGTATTGGTCCAAAAATGGCAATAAACATTCTTTCAACCTATGATAAAGAAACTCTTTATAAAACCATTGAGCAGCAAGACATAAAATCACTGAGTAAGATTCCAGGAATTGGTAAAAAAACTGCTCAGCGAATTTTTCTTGAATTGAAAGGAGTGCTGCCTTCTTTAACATATGAAAAAGATCAGAAATATGAAGATGTTTTATCAGCTCTGGTAAATCTTGGATATAAAAGATTGCAGGCAAAGGAAGTTCTTGATAAAATTTATGATAATGAAAAAGACGAAGCAACAATAATCAGAGAGTCCTTGAGCATCTTAGCAGGGAAAGATGGAAAATAATGAAATTTTAGATATAACACTCAGACCAAGAACATTAAAGGAATTCATAGGTCAGAAAAAAATCAAAGACAATATAGAAGTTTTTATTAAAGCAGCTCTTATAAGGCAGGAACCTCTTGATCATGTTCTTTTCTGCGGTCCTCCTGGACTTGGAAAAACAACTCTTGCAACAGTGATAGCAAATGAACTGGGTGTTAACATTAAAAGCACATCCGGTCCTGTTCTTGAAAGAGCAGGGGATGTGGCTGCAATTCTTACAAATCTGTCTGATAGAGACATTTTATTTATTGATGAAATTCACAGGCTTCCAAGAGTTGTTGAGGAAATACTTTATCCTGCAATGGAAGACTTCACCCTTGATATAATTATTGGGCAGGGACCTTCTGCTCGTTCAATAAAGATAAATCTTCCAAGATTTACACTTATTGGAGCTACAACAAGAACAGGCTTGATTACATCTCCTTTGAGAGACAGATTTGGTGTTGTATTCAGGCTTGAGTTTTATAATCCTGAGGAGCTTAAAGAGATTGTACAAAGATCAGCAAAAATTTTGGGAATTTCCATAAATGAAGATGCTGCAATGGAGATTGCAAGAAGGTCTCGTGGAACTCCAAGAGTGGCAAACAGACTGCTTAAAAGAATAAGAGATTTTGCGCAGGTTCAGGATAAAGAAATAATAGATTTAGATATAGCAAAACAGGCTCTTACAGCAATGGATGTTGATAATTACGGACTTGACGAGATGGATAGAAAAATTTTGTTGACGATAATTGAAAAATTTAATGGTGGTCCAGCAGGAATTGAGTCAATTGCAGCTTCTTTAAGAGAAGACAAGGATACAATTGAAGATGTTTATGAACCCTATCTAATGCAGGAAGGATTCATTGAGAGAACAGCAAGGGGGAGGGTGGCTACCCGACTTGCTTATGAGGTTTTAAAAAGAAAGGTTCCTGAGAGGTTGTTTTGATGAAAATACTGCTTCATACATGTTGCAGCAATTGTGCTATTTATCCTTTGGAGGTTCTTACAAATAAAGGATTTGATGTAATTTTATTCTGGTATAACCCAAATATCCATCCCTATACTGAATACAGAGCAAGAATTGATTCTTTAAAAAAGCTTGAACAGCTCTGGAGCCTTAAAGTTATTTATGATGACAATTATAGAGAATTTTACAAGTTCTTAAGAGCTGTGGTAGGGAAAGAAAAAGAAAGATGTGAAATATGTTATAAAATGAGACTTGAAAGGACAGCTGAAAAAGCTAAAGAACTTGGAATTGAAAACTTTACAACCACTTTGCTGGTAAGTCCATATCAAAAATTTGATAAAATAATAGAGATTGGAATTGAGATAGGCAAAGACAACACTGTTAATTTTATTTCTGAGGACTTTAGAGGATGTTTCAGAAAAGCGATGAAAACAGCAGCAGAGCTTGAACTTTACAGGCAAAAATATTGTGGGTGCATATATTCAGAGGCTGAGAGATATTTAAAAAGGATAGATTATGAATGAGATTGGAAAGTTTTTAATTCTTGTTGGAATAATAACAGTGGTAATAGGTTTAATTCTGATGCTGGCTGGGAAAATTCCTTTCATTGGAAGACTTCCAGGTGATATTGTAATTGAGAAAAGAAACTTTGTGTTTTACTTTCCCTTAGGCACATCAATACTTTTAAGCATTATCCTCAGTTTAATATTTTACCTTTTAAGCAAAAGATGACCATGAAGAGAGTAATTTTATCAATTCTGATTACATTGTTCTTTACTGTTCAGGTCTATGGAATGGATAAAAACGAGAATTCTTTTATAAGAGTTCTTATAGGAGATAGAAGACCTGCTTTGAATGATTTAAAAAAAATAAAGAAAGTTTCAGCAAAAACAATTATAGATGGTTCAACCTATTCTGGAGAAATTGAGATATGGAAAGGGTCTGAAGGATATTTTTTGATAAATGTTGTTCAGCTTGAAGACTATGTAAAAGGAGTGGTGGCATCAGAAGTTGGAATTGACTGGCCAGAGGAAGCTTTAAAAGCACAGGCTGTTTTGGCAAGAACCTATGCGGTGGCGCACATTATCAGAAACAGAACTAAAAATTTTTACGATGTTACATCTTCAGTGTTTCATCAGGTTTACAGAGAAGATGAAGAAAAAGAAGAAGTGAAAAAAGCTGTTAATGATACAAAAGGTCAAATACTTACCTATCAGGGCGAACCTGTAATGGCTTTTTATCATGCATGCAGTGTAGGACAAACTGAAGATCCTCAAGAGGTTTTTGGAAGACAGTATCCTTATTTGAAGCCTGTAAAAGTTCCTTCAACCCCTTCACCTTATACCTTTTGGGAAAAAAAGATTTCTTTCAATACTCTTAAAAGTGTTTTATCAATGGGTAAAATATCTGATGTTAAAATATTGAATTATACATCTACTGGAAGGGTAAAAGAGATTGAATTCAGTGATGGAAAAAATAAGAAATTAATAAAAGCCACTGAATTAAGAAGACTTCTTCACTGGACAGCTCTTCCAAGCACAATGATTAAGTCTATTAGAGTTGAAGAGGATGGAGTTGTTTTTGAAGGAAGCGGATATGGTCATGGAGTAGGGATGTGTCAGTGGTGTGCTTTTCAGATGGCGCAAGAAGGAAAAAATTATAAAGAAATACTTCAGTATTTCTATCCCGGGACAGAAATAATAACAATCAATGAAAATAACTGAACTCGATTATTCTTTACCAGTAGATCTAATTGCCCAGTATCCTTTGCCAGAAAGAGATAAAGCTCGTTTAATGGTTTTACACAAACAAACAGGACAGATAGAGCATAAAATTTTTTCTGAAATCGTAGAATATTTTTCCAGAGGTGATATGCTTATCATCAATAATACAAAGGTAATTCCTGCAAGAGTTATCGGGAAAAAACCAACAGGAGGCAAAATAGAAATTCTTCTTGTTAAGCAAAAAAAAGTTTCCCATGATTGTGTAATCTGGGAAGTAATGACAAAGTCAGGATATGAAGGTGAGGTTCTTATTGATGAAGTTAAAGCCGAAATCAAAACTAATTGTGATGGAAAACAGATTGTTTTCAGGATGACTCCTCAGGATGTAAAAAAACTTATAGATAAAAAGGGTTTTATGCCTTTACCTCCCTACATTAAAAGAAAACCTGAGGATTCTGACAGACATTACTATCAAACAGTTTTTGCAAAGGCGAATGGTTCTATCGCAGCACCTACAGCAGGGCTTCACTTTACAGAGGAACTTCTTAAACACATTGAAAATAAAGGTGTTAAACTGAGAGAGATAACTCTTCATGTGGGAGTTGGAACTTTTAAACCAATTAAAGTGGAAAACTTAAAGGAACATACAATGGATGCTGAATATTTTGAAATACAAAGAGCTCTTGTAGAAGAAGTAAATTTAGTTAAAAAGGAGGGAAAAAAAATTTTTGCAGTAGGCACTACAACAACAAGAGCCCTGGAAGGTTATGCTTCTGGAAAATACGAAGATATGGGCTCTGATGAGCATAAAATAAAAGGTAGCACAGATATTTTTATTTATCCAGGGTATAATTTTAAAATTGTGGATGCTTTAATTACAAACTTTCATTTGCCAAAATCAACTCCTCTTGCTCTTGTTTATGCGTTTTGTGATATTGATAAGGTTAAAAAAGCCTATAAAGAAGCCATAGAAAAGGGGTATAGATTTTTTTCCTATGGTGATGCTATGTTAATCATATGAAACAAAAAAGTGAGGAACTTTTAGTGATAAATAAAAAGATATTTTTCTTGATATTATTTGGAATTGCTGTGCTTGGAATTATTGTTGGGTATGTTATTGGATATATTACAACTCCAGTAAAGGAAATTTATGTTAGCAAGGCGGACAATTCTGAAAAAACTGTGTTATCAACCACTGTAGGAACAGCCTTTGCAAAAAAACAGGAAGACTCTACTGCAAAGACTGAAGTCAAGCAGGAACAACAAGTCCAGCAAACTAATGAAAAAGATAAATTAAAACCAGAGATTGAAATAGCACAAAATACTGTGCAGACTAAACAGGTTGAGACAAAGAGTCAAACTTCAGAACAAAAGGTTAAAAAGCAGGATTTTGAAAAACCTGTAAAGTCAATTAAATATAAAACTCATAAACAAATTTTTTATACAATTCAGGTTGGCGCTTTTTCAGATATAGTAAATGTTCAAGAATTACAGAAAAGACTTAAAGAAAGAGGGTATGAAAGCTTTCTTGTAAAAGAGGATTTGTATAAAGTGAGAATAGGTAAATACAAAAAATTTTCTCAAGCAAAAAAACTCTCCCAGGAATTGCATTCTAAGGGATTTGAAAATTTTATACTTAAAATAACTTATAAAGGAGGCAAGCCATAGCACGCATATTAGAGCTTGATGAAGAAAGAGAATATCCCTTCATTCATGGAGGTCTGGACAAAATATTCACTCTTATAGAAGAGGCATTGAATGTTACTTTAAGTGTGAGAGGAAACAAATTGATTATTCAGGGTGAAAATGAAGGAGATATTGAAAGAGCTGAAAAAATAATAGAAGATATAAGAGCTGTCAACAGGGAAGGTTATATAATTAAGCCCGAAGATGTTATGCATTCTATTCAAGAGCTTAAGGAAGGTAAACCTGTCTCAATAATCAGTCTTTTCAAAGGCGGAATTGCTGTTCCTTCCAAAAAAAGAGTTATTATTCCTAAAACACCAACTCAAAAAGAATACATGGAAGCAATGCTCAAGTATGACATTGTTTTTGGAATAGGACCTGCAGGAACAGGAAAAACCTATCTTGCCATGGCAATGGCAATTCATTTTTTGCTTACAAGACAGGTATCAAGAATAGTGCTTGTAAGACCAGCTGTTGAAGCAGGAGAAAAATTGGGATTTCTACCAGGAGCTATTGAAGAAAAGGTAAGCCCTTATCTACGGCCTCTTTATGATGCTCTTTATGACATGCTTGACCTTGACAAGGCATCAAAGCTCATTGAAAAAGGTGCCATTGAAATCGCACCTCTTGCATTTATGAGAGGAAGAACCCTTAATGATGCTTTTATAATTCTTGATGAAGCTCAAAATACAACCACAGAGCAGATGAAAATGTATCTTACAAGACTTGGTTTTGGTTCAAAAACTGTGATAACAGGGGATATTACTCAGATAGACCTTCCACCTCAGAAAGTATCAGGATTGGTAGAAGCGTTGAAAATTCTGAAAGATATTGAAGGAATAAAGATTATTTATTTCACTGAAAAAGATGTTGTCAGGCATAGACTTGTTCAGGAAATCATAAAAGCTTATGAAAAACATGAAAG
Protein-coding sequences here:
- a CDS encoding NAD(+)/NADH kinase gives rise to the protein MFKKLSILYKENDNSAIETAIKVQDWLKNRGAECIVFHSVGVFSSFNHSEIMAIQSSDAVVVLGGDGTMLSASRLIGGKKIPIIGINMGRLGFITEIPKTDLFNSLEQIFSGDYEIEERSMINAQVLRDEHIVNEYLGLNDIVIGKGIMAKISDFGLIINNIYVSTIKADGIIISTPTGSTAYNLSAGGPILYPTLKGLVFTTICPHTLTVRPIVLPDDFVIDVVISSHVRDIFLTVDGQIGLPLQKNDKVRCRIADEKTYLIAPPRRNYFRVLREKLRWGER
- a CDS encoding uracil-DNA glycosylase; this translates as MGRKIDNIVDILNFYKNLGFKDLPGQFVQSLLEQFSEEAFPANYDESSEHGQLAIEKLSDEIRQCKKCPLSNSRKNPVCGEGSINAKLMFVGEAPGVDEDLQGRPFVGEAGKLLTSLIEKMGFNRKDVYITNTVKCHPPMNRDPLESEILACFDYLKREIEIVSPQVIMCLGRVATYTLMGMDGKLKDLHISRIRGKVFFYNQIPVIPTFHPAYLLRNRKDKWLTWQDAQEALRRIK
- a CDS encoding HIT domain-containing protein; this translates as MKVLWAPWRIEYILGQKEKRCIFCDKPKEDRDRDNLILYRGKLSFIIMNKYPYNSGHLMVVPYRHVHTLEELNTEELTECMILTVKCLKCLKKVMHPDGFNIGLNIGVVASASIDEHLHWHIVPRWAGDVGFMTILEDVRVVPEHIFVTYDKLYPCFKEEE
- a CDS encoding D-sedoheptulose 7-phosphate isomerase; this translates as MQIEDKIRKAYEDSIRVKEQFFRENIKLIKEVAEIIAKTLNEGSKILIFGNGGSATDASHIAAEFVNRFKRERPGLPAIALNTDMAVITAIANDYDYSEVFSKQIKALGTSGDIAIGISTSGSSRNVIKAVEVAKKRGLKTIAFTSIRGEKLISKVDYAFAVPSEDTPRIQETHITLGHILCELVEDILFELPATKKKVK
- the ruvC gene encoding crossover junction endodeoxyribonuclease RuvC; translated protein: MIVIGIDPGSRHFGYGIVDTSAGTGAIQNSNFRIQSSNSNDIRLIHADTINISHNVSLPERLKFIYESLLEVIEKYSPYEMAVEKIFAGKKIPSSFVLGYTRAIAFLVAAQKQISVYEYSSTEIKKALTGYGRAHKAQVKSMVHNFLSIDKKISYDCADALAVAICHIHSRKLLKVLK
- the ruvA gene encoding Holliday junction branch migration protein RuvA, which encodes MLDFIKGKAVTVKPDRVVIQTGGLGYSVKIPVRIARYINTGEEIQIYTSLILKEELVEIYGFLDSSERDLFQELIKISGIGPKMAINILSTYDKETLYKTIEQQDIKSLSKIPGIGKKTAQRIFLELKGVLPSLTYEKDQKYEDVLSALVNLGYKRLQAKEVLDKIYDNEKDEATIIRESLSILAGKDGK
- the ruvB gene encoding Holliday junction branch migration DNA helicase RuvB, translating into MENNEILDITLRPRTLKEFIGQKKIKDNIEVFIKAALIRQEPLDHVLFCGPPGLGKTTLATVIANELGVNIKSTSGPVLERAGDVAAILTNLSDRDILFIDEIHRLPRVVEEILYPAMEDFTLDIIIGQGPSARSIKINLPRFTLIGATTRTGLITSPLRDRFGVVFRLEFYNPEELKEIVQRSAKILGISINEDAAMEIARRSRGTPRVANRLLKRIRDFAQVQDKEIIDLDIAKQALTAMDVDNYGLDEMDRKILLTIIEKFNGGPAGIESIAASLREDKDTIEDVYEPYLMQEGFIERTARGRVATRLAYEVLKRKVPERLF
- a CDS encoding epoxyqueuosine reductase QueH, which gives rise to MKILLHTCCSNCAIYPLEVLTNKGFDVILFWYNPNIHPYTEYRARIDSLKKLEQLWSLKVIYDDNYREFYKFLRAVVGKEKERCEICYKMRLERTAEKAKELGIENFTTTLLVSPYQKFDKIIEIGIEIGKDNTVNFISEDFRGCFRKAMKTAAELELYRQKYCGCIYSEAERYLKRIDYE
- a CDS encoding DUF2905 domain-containing protein, producing MNEIGKFLILVGIITVVIGLILMLAGKIPFIGRLPGDIVIEKRNFVFYFPLGTSILLSIILSLIFYLLSKR
- a CDS encoding SpoIID/LytB domain-containing protein, producing MKRVILSILITLFFTVQVYGMDKNENSFIRVLIGDRRPALNDLKKIKKVSAKTIIDGSTYSGEIEIWKGSEGYFLINVVQLEDYVKGVVASEVGIDWPEEALKAQAVLARTYAVAHIIRNRTKNFYDVTSSVFHQVYREDEEKEEVKKAVNDTKGQILTYQGEPVMAFYHACSVGQTEDPQEVFGRQYPYLKPVKVPSTPSPYTFWEKKISFNTLKSVLSMGKISDVKILNYTSTGRVKEIEFSDGKNKKLIKATELRRLLHWTALPSTMIKSIRVEEDGVVFEGSGYGHGVGMCQWCAFQMAQEGKNYKEILQYFYPGTEIITINENN
- the queA gene encoding tRNA preQ1(34) S-adenosylmethionine ribosyltransferase-isomerase QueA, which gives rise to MKITELDYSLPVDLIAQYPLPERDKARLMVLHKQTGQIEHKIFSEIVEYFSRGDMLIINNTKVIPARVIGKKPTGGKIEILLVKQKKVSHDCVIWEVMTKSGYEGEVLIDEVKAEIKTNCDGKQIVFRMTPQDVKKLIDKKGFMPLPPYIKRKPEDSDRHYYQTVFAKANGSIAAPTAGLHFTEELLKHIENKGVKLREITLHVGVGTFKPIKVENLKEHTMDAEYFEIQRALVEEVNLVKKEGKKIFAVGTTTTRALEGYASGKYEDMGSDEHKIKGSTDIFIYPGYNFKIVDALITNFHLPKSTPLALVYAFCDIDKVKKAYKEAIEKGYRFFSYGDAMLII
- a CDS encoding SPOR domain-containing protein, encoding MKQKSEELLVINKKIFFLILFGIAVLGIIVGYVIGYITTPVKEIYVSKADNSEKTVLSTTVGTAFAKKQEDSTAKTEVKQEQQVQQTNEKDKLKPEIEIAQNTVQTKQVETKSQTSEQKVKKQDFEKPVKSIKYKTHKQIFYTIQVGAFSDIVNVQELQKRLKERGYESFLVKEDLYKVRIGKYKKFSQAKKLSQELHSKGFENFILKITYKGGKP
- a CDS encoding PhoH family protein, with product MIIQGENEGDIERAEKIIEDIRAVNREGYIIKPEDVMHSIQELKEGKPVSIISLFKGGIAVPSKKRVIIPKTPTQKEYMEAMLKYDIVFGIGPAGTGKTYLAMAMAIHFLLTRQVSRIVLVRPAVEAGEKLGFLPGAIEEKVSPYLRPLYDALYDMLDLDKASKLIEKGAIEIAPLAFMRGRTLNDAFIILDEAQNTTTEQMKMYLTRLGFGSKTVITGDITQIDLPPQKVSGLVEALKILKDIEGIKIIYFTEKDVVRHRLVQEIIKAYEKHERHATT